A single window of Candidatus Methylomirabilota bacterium DNA harbors:
- a CDS encoding kelch repeat-containing protein, producing the protein MMVRLVGILVFVVAVTGAVSLEAQAPSRWVKLAPFPEPAEELYGVSAGGKLYVFGGLAPGWQPRGLVFEYDPAENKWTKKKPMALPSHHVAVTELNGKVYVFGGFVPPKAGRPAWVPVDNAWEYDPANDSWKALAPMPSKRGSPVAATVGGKVYVIGGASTHPGSSEPAVHPARPHRSVGTVEEYDPATNTWRGRSPMPTARNHAAVGVVNNKIYVIGGRIGAAFISVASNTDIVEEYDPATDQWGGIRARMPTARSAVAWGVHSDRIYVAGGEFQDDRLMAAFRALEAYEPATNRWIMLPRMPMPRHGLAGGVIGNRLHLVSGDVQSAGLAGMHLHADAHDAFELGKD; encoded by the coding sequence ATGATGGTGCGACTGGTGGGAATCCTCGTTTTCGTCGTCGCGGTGACAGGGGCCGTTTCCCTGGAAGCCCAGGCGCCCAGCCGGTGGGTGAAGCTGGCCCCGTTCCCCGAGCCCGCCGAGGAGCTCTACGGTGTCAGCGCTGGCGGCAAGCTCTACGTCTTCGGCGGCCTGGCGCCGGGCTGGCAGCCCCGGGGGCTGGTCTTCGAGTACGACCCGGCCGAGAACAAGTGGACCAAGAAAAAGCCGATGGCCCTGCCTTCGCATCACGTGGCGGTCACCGAGCTCAACGGCAAGGTCTATGTGTTCGGAGGGTTCGTGCCTCCGAAGGCTGGCCGGCCAGCCTGGGTGCCGGTCGACAACGCCTGGGAATACGACCCCGCCAACGATTCGTGGAAGGCGCTGGCGCCCATGCCCAGCAAGCGGGGATCGCCGGTCGCGGCCACCGTGGGCGGGAAGGTCTACGTGATCGGCGGCGCCAGCACACATCCCGGCTCTTCGGAGCCCGCCGTGCATCCGGCGCGGCCCCATCGCTCGGTGGGGACGGTGGAGGAGTACGATCCGGCCACGAACACCTGGCGGGGTCGCAGCCCCATGCCGACGGCGCGCAACCACGCCGCCGTCGGGGTGGTGAACAACAAGATCTACGTCATCGGCGGCCGTATCGGCGCCGCCTTTATCAGCGTGGCCAGCAACACGGACATCGTCGAGGAGTACGATCCGGCGACCGACCAGTGGGGAGGCATCCGGGCCCGGATGCCGACCGCCCGCAGTGCGGTGGCGTGGGGCGTCCACAGCGACCGGATCTACGTGGCCGGCGGCGAGTTTCAGGACGACCGCCTGATGGCCGCGTTTCGCGCCCTGGAAGCGTACGAGCCGGCCACCAACCGCTGGATCATGCTGCCGCGCATGCCGATGCCCCGCCACGGCCTGGCCGGCGGCGTCATCGGCAACCGCCTGCACCTGGTCAGCGGTGACGTGCAGTCGGCCGGCCTCGCCGGCATGCACCTGCACGCCGACGCCCACGACGCCTTCGAGCTGGGGAAAGACTAG
- a CDS encoding UbiD family decarboxylase, whose protein sequence is MNQDLRSFIGDYQRAFPGEVVRVTDPVGLEHDVMAVVLEYERRRRWPILLFEHVRGHTIPIVANVVASRQALAFALGVAPGELAAEYARRIKERIKPVVTPEAPFRHHVVTGEAVNLEALPVPLYFPGDVGRYLTAGMLVARDPDTGVETEGYHRFQVKGRNRMGLSLHSRRRMFEYQRRAEARGEALPCAVVLGLHPLVSMGSLAYPPPDVGKFEVVGGLLGEPLHVAPCATIDLQVPATAEIVIEGEILPGVREREGPFGEFTGYFSQRSTEHVFVAGAIAMRERPWFQSIGSGRAGDHITTLGLVREAEILNALSRVIPNVTAVHVPLSGTSSFSAYVAIKQGRPGEAKHVIPIVLGVDHYLKFVIVVDDDIDVFDEAEVLWAVATRMQADRDLVVISGSLGALLDPSADDRGVTAKLGIDATRPFGRPFAEKLRMSPDRMAWARALVDRLSS, encoded by the coding sequence ATGAACCAGGACCTCCGCAGCTTCATCGGCGATTACCAGCGGGCGTTCCCCGGCGAGGTGGTCCGCGTCACCGACCCGGTCGGCCTCGAGCACGACGTGATGGCCGTCGTCCTCGAATACGAGCGACGCCGGCGCTGGCCCATTCTGCTCTTCGAACACGTCCGTGGTCACACCATTCCCATTGTGGCCAACGTCGTGGCCAGTCGCCAGGCGCTGGCCTTCGCGCTCGGCGTCGCCCCCGGTGAGCTGGCCGCCGAGTACGCCCGCCGCATCAAAGAGCGCATCAAGCCCGTCGTCACCCCCGAGGCGCCCTTCCGTCACCATGTCGTCACCGGCGAGGCCGTGAATCTCGAGGCCCTACCCGTCCCGCTCTACTTCCCGGGCGACGTCGGACGCTACCTCACCGCCGGGATGTTGGTGGCGCGGGACCCGGACACGGGCGTGGAGACGGAGGGGTACCACCGCTTCCAGGTCAAGGGCCGCAACCGGATGGGCCTGAGTCTGCACTCGCGGCGCCGCATGTTCGAGTACCAGCGGCGGGCCGAAGCTCGCGGCGAGGCCCTGCCCTGCGCCGTCGTGCTCGGCCTGCACCCGCTGGTGTCGATGGGCTCCCTGGCCTACCCCCCACCCGACGTCGGCAAGTTCGAGGTCGTGGGCGGCCTGCTGGGCGAGCCGCTGCACGTCGCGCCTTGCGCGACGATCGACTTGCAGGTGCCGGCGACGGCCGAGATCGTCATCGAGGGCGAGATCCTGCCCGGAGTCCGGGAGCGCGAGGGCCCCTTCGGGGAATTCACCGGATACTTCTCGCAGCGCTCGACCGAGCACGTGTTCGTGGCCGGCGCCATCGCCATGCGCGAACGCCCCTGGTTCCAGTCCATCGGCTCCGGCCGGGCCGGCGACCACATCACGACGCTCGGGTTGGTTCGCGAAGCCGAGATCCTCAACGCGCTGAGCCGGGTCATCCCCAACGTGACGGCCGTGCATGTGCCTCTGTCGGGGACGTCCTCGTTCAGCGCCTACGTCGCCATCAAACAAGGCCGACCCGGTGAGGCCAAGCACGTGATCCCCATCGTGTTGGGGGTGGACCATTACCTCAAGTTCGTCATCGTCGTCGACGACGACATCGACGTTTTCGACGAAGCCGAGGTGTTGTGGGCGGTGGCCACCCGGATGCAGGCCGACCGCGACCTGGTGGTGATCTCGGGGAGCCTGGGCGCGCTGCTGGATCCCAGTGCCGACGACCGCGGCGTGACGGCCAAGCTCGGAATCGATGCGACCAGGCCGTTCGGCCGGCCCTTCGCCGAGAAGCTGCGCATGAGCCCGGACCGGATGGCCTGGGCCCGGGCGCTGGTCGACCGACTCTCCTCCTGA
- a CDS encoding Gfo/Idh/MocA family oxidoreductase, translating into MAGPGLVILGCGWIALRHAAAARRLGLPIIFASRDLERARAYARRFRAVAAYGSYEAALADPRAAGAVICTPHDRHLSDARLAFAAGKHVLVEKPIARTLEEADELIAAAEASRRVVMVAEQFHFMPAFRRLKALLDGGVLGALREIQLVARGLHRRSGWRLQAEQTGGGALIDGGIHYVHALRWWGGGVRRVFALRPPQTLVGFGGEDAVSLLAELDEGGVGLLSNSLAAPGLPKFQWSTVTGSQATCFADNRGRWLALRGGRRSRLWLTRGDVRGYEAMLSAFAEATVRGKAEEMDGAAGRADLAVVLAAYRSIAEGRPVEPAC; encoded by the coding sequence ATGGCGGGGCCCGGGCTGGTCATCCTGGGATGCGGGTGGATCGCGCTGCGCCACGCCGCCGCCGCCCGGCGGCTCGGTCTGCCGATCATCTTCGCCAGCCGCGACCTCGAGCGCGCCCGGGCATACGCGCGCCGGTTTCGAGCCGTGGCGGCGTACGGATCCTACGAAGCGGCCCTGGCCGATCCCCGCGCGGCCGGCGCCGTGATTTGCACGCCGCACGATCGCCACCTCAGCGATGCCCGGCTGGCCTTCGCCGCCGGCAAGCACGTGCTGGTGGAGAAGCCGATCGCCCGGACGCTGGAGGAGGCCGACGAGCTCATCGCAGCCGCCGAGGCTAGCCGCCGGGTCGTCATGGTCGCCGAGCAGTTCCACTTCATGCCGGCCTTCCGGCGGCTCAAGGCGCTCCTCGACGGTGGCGTCCTCGGTGCGCTACGCGAGATCCAACTGGTGGCCCGCGGCCTCCACCGTCGCTCCGGGTGGCGCCTGCAGGCCGAGCAGACCGGCGGCGGCGCCCTGATCGACGGGGGAATCCACTACGTCCACGCCCTGCGCTGGTGGGGCGGGGGCGTGCGTCGGGTCTTCGCCCTGCGGCCGCCGCAGACGCTCGTCGGCTTCGGCGGCGAGGACGCGGTCAGCCTGCTCGCCGAGCTCGACGAAGGCGGCGTTGGCCTCCTGTCAAATTCACTTGCAGCGCCAGGCCTTCCGAAGTTTCAATGGTCGACGGTGACAGGCTCTCAGGCGACCTGCTTCGCCGACAATCGCGGGCGATGGCTGGCCCTCCGCGGCGGCCGACGCTCCCGGCTCTGGCTGACCCGGGGTGACGTCCGCGGCTACGAGGCGATGCTGTCCGCCTTCGCGGAGGCCACGGTCCGGGGCAAGGCCGAGGAAATGGACGGAGCCGCCGGCCGCGCCGACCTGGCGGTTGTGCTGGCCGCTTACCGCTCCATCGCGGAAGGCCGCCCCGTCGAGCCGGCATGCTGA
- a CDS encoding thiolase domain-containing protein has product MRRVAVIGVGVTKFGKHERTSAELFAEAARDALADAELTPGAVQAIYYGNVVGGETEKQLHTGPQAASVLGIPTVPTTRFETACASSHAAFRHAVMEIGAGLADIVLVGGAERVLNVSTAESTEYFAYASDAVWEQPAGLTFPGVFALIARAHMTKYGTTEEQMAHVAVKNHRHGTLNPKAQFQKEITLEQVMKSAYVADPLKLYDCCPFTDGGAAVVLAAEDIARQRRRAIWVLASAAASDSMLMQDKRDLARVPATERAAAGAYRQAGLGPEDVDVVELHDCFTIAEIVATEGLGLFEPGTGGMAAEKGWTSLSGRVPVNTSGGLKAKGHPIGATGAAQVVEIVTQLRGEAGSRQVEDARVGLTHTLGGNTATVLVSLFGRE; this is encoded by the coding sequence ATGCGCCGAGTTGCGGTGATCGGAGTCGGAGTGACGAAGTTCGGGAAGCACGAGCGCACGTCGGCGGAGCTCTTCGCCGAGGCCGCCCGTGACGCGCTGGCCGACGCCGAGCTGACGCCGGGCGCGGTGCAGGCCATCTACTACGGCAACGTCGTGGGTGGCGAGACCGAAAAGCAGCTCCACACGGGGCCTCAGGCCGCTTCGGTCCTGGGCATTCCGACCGTGCCGACCACGCGATTCGAGACCGCCTGCGCCTCCTCGCATGCGGCCTTCCGCCACGCCGTGATGGAGATCGGCGCTGGCCTGGCCGACATCGTCCTGGTCGGGGGCGCCGAGCGCGTGCTCAACGTGTCGACCGCGGAATCCACGGAGTACTTCGCTTACGCTTCCGACGCCGTGTGGGAGCAGCCGGCCGGCCTCACGTTCCCGGGCGTGTTCGCGCTCATCGCCCGCGCCCACATGACGAAGTACGGCACCACCGAGGAGCAGATGGCGCACGTGGCCGTCAAGAACCACCGACACGGGACGCTGAATCCCAAGGCCCAGTTCCAGAAGGAGATCACCCTGGAGCAGGTCATGAAGTCGGCGTACGTCGCCGACCCCCTCAAGCTCTACGACTGCTGCCCGTTCACCGACGGCGGCGCGGCGGTCGTGCTGGCCGCCGAGGACATCGCGCGCCAACGCCGGCGCGCGATCTGGGTGCTGGCCTCTGCGGCGGCCTCCGACTCTATGCTGATGCAGGACAAGCGTGACCTGGCCCGCGTGCCTGCCACCGAGCGCGCGGCCGCCGGGGCGTACCGCCAGGCCGGGCTCGGTCCCGAAGACGTGGACGTCGTCGAGCTGCACGACTGTTTCACCATCGCCGAGATCGTGGCCACGGAAGGCCTGGGCCTCTTCGAGCCGGGGACCGGTGGCATGGCGGCCGAGAAGGGCTGGACCAGCCTGAGCGGCCGGGTGCCCGTGAATACCTCCGGCGGTCTCAAGGCCAAGGGCCACCCGATCGGCGCCACCGGCGCCGCCCAGGTCGTGGAGATCGTCACCCAGCTCCGCGGCGAGGCGGGTTCACGGCAGGTCGAGGATGCGCGCGTGGGCCTGACCCACACGCTGGGCGGTAACACGGCCACCGTGCTCGTGAGCCTGTTCGGCCGTGAGTGA
- a CDS encoding Zn-ribbon domain-containing OB-fold protein, translating into MSESGITIKTFFDGVRAGTLTGIRCGTCGELAIPPKEFCPACGARQWQAVPLSGEGTIASYTIIRVAPSRHAVDAPYAIAVVRLKEGVQLLGRVVDIPLEHVAVGLPVSFRPLTRNGHTIIAFGPA; encoded by the coding sequence GTGAGTGAGTCCGGCATCACGATCAAGACCTTCTTCGACGGCGTCCGCGCCGGCACGCTCACCGGCATCCGCTGCGGCACCTGCGGCGAGCTGGCGATCCCGCCCAAGGAGTTCTGCCCGGCGTGCGGGGCGCGGCAGTGGCAGGCGGTGCCGCTGTCCGGCGAAGGCACGATCGCGTCGTACACGATCATCCGGGTCGCCCCGAGCCGGCACGCCGTCGACGCCCCCTATGCCATCGCCGTCGTCCGGCTCAAGGAAGGTGTCCAGTTGCTCGGACGCGTGGTCGATATCCCATTGGAGCACGTGGCCGTCGGCCTGCCCGTCTCCTTCCGCCCGCTCACGCGGAACGGCCACACCATCATCGCGTTCGGCCCCGCCTGA
- a CDS encoding DUF898 family protein has translation MSVTLQQSPPAAGPRVAGTHRLVFRGRAGSLLGIHIVNVFLTLLTFGVYSFWAKTRVRRYLFAQTELDHDRFAFHGRGLEMLIGFVKAVILFGLPLAALQYVPQILDAGRATTVAATLAAYAFVSVVIPVARTGARRYRLSRTSWRGIRFSFRGRTVDFVRIYVAGALLSGLSLGLYYPVFATRNHAFLVQHSHFGNARFDFDGRGTDLLADFLYALLLTLPTLGLVWFWYVARQRRFFWNHTTLLTARFRATVTGWRLFRLKLGNLLLILLTLGLGWPWATVRIARFWCRHLTLEGAVDLAAIQQETQAASATGEGLLGLLEADLDIG, from the coding sequence GTGAGCGTTACGCTGCAGCAGTCACCCCCGGCGGCGGGGCCGCGAGTCGCCGGAACCCACCGCCTGGTCTTCCGCGGCCGCGCCGGATCGCTGCTGGGCATTCACATCGTCAACGTCTTCCTCACCTTGCTGACCTTCGGGGTGTACTCCTTCTGGGCCAAGACCCGCGTCCGGCGCTACCTCTTCGCCCAGACCGAGCTCGATCACGATCGCTTCGCCTTCCACGGACGTGGTCTCGAAATGCTGATCGGCTTCGTCAAGGCCGTGATCCTGTTCGGCCTGCCGCTGGCCGCCCTCCAGTACGTGCCGCAGATCCTCGACGCCGGGCGCGCGACCACCGTGGCCGCCACGCTGGCCGCCTACGCGTTCGTGAGCGTGGTCATTCCCGTGGCCCGTACCGGCGCGCGCCGCTACCGGTTGAGTCGCACGTCGTGGCGCGGCATCCGGTTCTCCTTCCGGGGACGCACCGTGGACTTCGTCCGCATCTACGTGGCAGGCGCTCTGTTGAGCGGGCTGAGCCTCGGTCTCTACTACCCAGTGTTCGCCACGCGCAATCACGCATTTCTCGTCCAGCACTCGCACTTCGGCAATGCCCGCTTCGATTTCGACGGCCGGGGAACCGACCTCCTGGCCGACTTTCTTTACGCCCTGCTTCTGACCCTGCCCACCCTCGGTCTCGTCTGGTTCTGGTACGTGGCCCGGCAGCGGCGGTTCTTCTGGAATCACACGACCCTCCTCACCGCCCGCTTCCGCGCGACGGTGACCGGGTGGCGCCTGTTCCGGCTCAAGCTCGGCAATCTCCTGCTGATCCTGCTCACGCTCGGGCTGGGCTGGCCGTGGGCGACCGTTCGCATCGCCCGGTTCTGGTGCCGACACTTGACCCTCGAGGGGGCCGTCGATCTGGCCGCCATCCAGCAAGAGACCCAGGCCGCCTCGGCCACCGGCGAGGGCCTCCTCGGCCTCCTCGAGGCCGACCTCGACATCGGATGA
- a CDS encoding M48 family metallopeptidase — MSWRGHYLDGRRANRRAATVWVSRRGLDITTDDGAKYHWPFEEIRQTQGAYAGEPVRLERGGDAAETLIVEDLTMLTALRAAAPSGRRFHDPRRRGRRGVLTLVAGVAALGLAGGLYTWGIPVMAGVATHLVPVTWETRLGDEVFTRIVRPESRCTDAKRQQAIDGIVARLTTPQGTGPYHVRVTVVDWAEVNALALPGGNIIILRGLLERTDTPEMLAGVLAHEMQHILRRHTTRAIIQHASTGLMVAAVAGDVSGMVTFALEGARVVAALGYSRRAEEEADVEGFYMLQQAGIDPAGMVAFFERVLGAGRDAESDEDTWQYLSTHPATRSRIDRLRNLQATAPPSTPRRLGIRDWADIKRICAGA, encoded by the coding sequence ATGAGCTGGCGCGGCCACTACCTCGACGGCCGCCGGGCCAACCGCCGCGCCGCGACGGTCTGGGTGAGCCGGCGTGGCCTGGACATCACCACCGACGACGGGGCGAAGTACCACTGGCCGTTCGAGGAGATCCGGCAGACCCAGGGCGCCTACGCCGGTGAACCGGTGCGGCTGGAGCGCGGAGGCGATGCCGCCGAGACCTTGATCGTCGAAGACCTCACCATGCTCACCGCGCTGCGGGCGGCGGCGCCGAGCGGCCGGCGGTTTCACGATCCGCGCCGGCGCGGGCGTAGGGGCGTGCTCACGCTCGTCGCGGGAGTGGCGGCACTCGGGCTCGCCGGCGGCCTCTACACGTGGGGGATCCCCGTCATGGCCGGAGTGGCAACGCACCTCGTCCCCGTCACCTGGGAGACGAGGCTCGGCGACGAAGTGTTCACCCGTATCGTACGGCCTGAATCGCGGTGTACCGACGCGAAGCGGCAGCAGGCCATCGACGGCATCGTGGCCCGGCTGACCACTCCCCAGGGGACGGGGCCCTATCACGTGCGGGTCACGGTGGTCGACTGGGCCGAAGTCAACGCGCTCGCCCTGCCAGGGGGCAACATCATCATCCTGCGGGGCCTCCTGGAACGCACGGACACCCCGGAGATGCTGGCCGGGGTCCTGGCCCACGAGATGCAGCACATCCTGAGGCGGCACACCACGCGGGCGATCATTCAGCACGCCTCCACCGGTCTCATGGTCGCCGCCGTGGCGGGCGACGTGAGCGGCATGGTGACCTTCGCCCTCGAGGGAGCACGCGTAGTGGCCGCGCTGGGATACAGCCGGCGCGCCGAGGAGGAGGCCGACGTCGAAGGCTTCTACATGCTGCAGCAGGCGGGCATCGATCCCGCCGGCATGGTGGCCTTCTTCGAACGAGTGCTCGGCGCCGGCCGCGACGCGGAATCCGACGAAGACACCTGGCAGTATCTGTCCACCCACCCGGCGACGCGCTCCCGGATCGACCGCCTGCGGAATCTCCAGGCCACCGCGCCCCCGTCCACGCCGCGGCGCCTCGGCATTCGCGACTGGGCCGACATCAAGCGGATATGCGCCGGCGCCTGA
- a CDS encoding tetratricopeptide repeat protein yields MRRRLSVLLLAIAIMALWGVAYQRLSAMSSAFFRVSGPGLRGLALYLHGDWAAAARAYRDGLQAWRRIEYADDPSGAFALTAGDLSGAERRARTTLRLLPAALGPRTTLGEIALDRKQYAVALRHFQEVLDRDPDNVDALLLSAIARARQSDAGGAIASLSRGLRLGSAGSRATLMFRVLELAGDLAPRQGSARSLCLLAHLHRYLRIFDEAHGEMAVAYATQAIAAGDRPADAYMALGIVHDKRGRYREALAAFERAVTVDPQHAEAYRWGALEAQRLQEPMRQYRMIRAAFEAAPDDPFYLDPLEDVLLRKFGDARTMLVLMQRAVAIDPGNASAHERLARAAQVLGEREQAAQHGKRAVDLRRQRKDT; encoded by the coding sequence ATGCGCCGGCGCCTGAGCGTCCTGCTGCTCGCCATCGCGATCATGGCGCTGTGGGGCGTCGCCTATCAGCGGCTGAGCGCGATGAGCAGCGCCTTCTTCCGGGTCTCGGGACCGGGCCTGCGCGGGCTCGCCCTGTACCTGCACGGCGACTGGGCGGCGGCCGCGCGCGCCTACCGCGATGGACTCCAGGCCTGGCGCCGTATCGAGTACGCCGACGATCCCTCGGGCGCGTTTGCGCTCACCGCCGGCGATCTGAGTGGCGCCGAGCGACGAGCCCGCACCACGCTGCGTCTGCTGCCCGCGGCCCTGGGACCCCGCACGACGCTCGGTGAGATCGCCCTCGATCGCAAACAGTACGCGGTCGCGCTTCGCCATTTTCAGGAGGTGCTGGACCGCGATCCGGACAATGTCGACGCGCTCCTGTTGTCCGCCATCGCTCGGGCCCGTCAGAGTGATGCCGGTGGCGCGATCGCCAGTCTGAGCCGGGGTCTGCGCCTGGGCAGCGCCGGCTCTCGCGCCACGCTCATGTTCCGCGTGCTGGAGCTGGCCGGCGACCTGGCGCCCCGACAGGGCTCTGCCCGGTCGCTGTGCCTGCTGGCTCATCTGCACCGCTATCTCCGCATCTTCGACGAGGCCCACGGCGAGATGGCCGTGGCCTACGCGACCCAGGCCATCGCCGCCGGCGACCGCCCCGCCGACGCCTACATGGCCCTGGGAATCGTGCACGACAAGCGCGGCCGCTACCGTGAGGCCCTGGCCGCCTTCGAGCGGGCGGTGACTGTCGACCCCCAGCACGCCGAGGCCTACCGCTGGGGGGCCCTGGAGGCCCAGCGGCTGCAGGAACCGATGCGCCAGTACCGCATGATCCGGGCGGCGTTCGAGGCGGCTCCCGATGATCCCTTCTATCTCGACCCACTCGAGGACGTTTTGCTGCGCAAGTTCGGCGATGCCCGCACCATGCTCGTGCTCATGCAGCGCGCGGTGGCGATCGACCCGGGCAACGCCTCGGCTCACGAGCGGCTGGCCCGCGCGGCCCAGGTCCTCGGCGAGCGTGAGCAGGCGGCCCAGCACGGCAAGCGCGCCGTCGATCTGCGGCGTCAGCGGAAGGACACGTGA
- a CDS encoding DUF4124 domain-containing protein, with translation MMRALGLALLAVLVAAPVYGQPYRWVDEQGGVHYADRPPHPAPPGLENLNPAARRRQPNPPAAAAPAPPEPAPAPVAMPTHRTPTLPTARTLPPVVEAKPEPASPAPGPPAREVGGPDNRDVVREIMDLAGIDRYVDSLARGAQGDLARLAWSTREPDAAWEALVPVVRRDVLAAATAAALARRLAGESEHLAGLLAWLRSSEHSRIRQAEIEAAKPASHSPYRRFVTSLVENNVKLPHLSLIQQLERAGPGADRHLALERSLRHAMQRAVAPLALRAVNDGEDDTDAQAAERARFWRVTRSLFAYRGLGSSQIEAAVRFERSPAGVWFTRIAWESLEEAIVEVEQRATRAITSVATRSLPRP, from the coding sequence ATGATGCGAGCCCTGGGGCTGGCGCTGCTCGCCGTGCTCGTGGCGGCTCCGGTCTATGGTCAGCCCTACCGCTGGGTCGACGAGCAGGGCGGCGTTCATTACGCCGACCGCCCCCCCCACCCGGCGCCGCCCGGTCTCGAGAACCTGAATCCCGCCGCGCGGCGGCGGCAACCAAATCCCCCCGCAGCAGCAGCGCCCGCGCCTCCCGAGCCTGCGCCGGCGCCCGTGGCGATGCCAACTCACCGCACGCCGACGCTGCCGACCGCCCGGACGCTCCCCCCTGTGGTCGAGGCGAAACCGGAGCCGGCGAGCCCAGCCCCGGGGCCCCCGGCGCGGGAGGTGGGGGGCCCGGACAATCGTGACGTCGTCCGCGAGATCATGGATCTCGCCGGGATCGATCGGTACGTGGACAGTCTCGCGCGAGGCGCTCAGGGCGACCTCGCTCGACTGGCCTGGTCGACCCGCGAACCGGACGCGGCCTGGGAAGCCCTGGTTCCCGTCGTACGCCGCGACGTGCTGGCCGCGGCCACGGCCGCCGCGCTGGCCCGCCGGCTCGCCGGGGAGAGCGAGCACCTGGCCGGGCTGCTCGCCTGGCTGCGCTCGTCCGAGCACTCGAGGATCCGACAGGCCGAGATCGAGGCCGCCAAGCCGGCCAGCCACTCTCCTTACCGCCGGTTCGTCACCAGCCTGGTGGAGAACAACGTCAAGCTGCCGCATCTCTCCCTCATCCAGCAGCTGGAGCGGGCCGGACCGGGGGCCGATCGCCACCTCGCTCTGGAGCGCTCGCTGCGGCACGCCATGCAACGGGCGGTCGCCCCTCTCGCACTGCGCGCGGTCAACGACGGCGAGGACGACACCGACGCTCAGGCTGCCGAGCGCGCCCGCTTCTGGCGCGTGACCCGGAGCCTGTTCGCGTATCGTGGTCTGGGCAGCTCGCAGATCGAGGCCGCCGTTCGCTTCGAGCGCTCGCCGGCCGGCGTCTGGTTCACCAGGATCGCTTGGGAAAGCCTGGAAGAGGCGATTGTCGAGGTGGAGCAGCGAGCCACCCGGGCGATCACCTCGGTCGCGACGCGGTCACTGCCCCGGCCCTAG